From Streptobacillus canis, the proteins below share one genomic window:
- a CDS encoding zinc ribbon domain-containing protein YjdM, protein MIPKCPQCQGEYVYEDNFIYICPECSHEFTKEETETEEFIVKDTNGAILKDGDSVTIIKDLKVKGSSNSLKIGTKVKNIRLVQDSDHNIDCKIDGFGAMSLKSEFVKKIN, encoded by the coding sequence ATGATACCAAAATGTCCACAATGTCAAGGTGAATATGTATACGAAGATAACTTCATATATATTTGTCCTGAATGTTCACACGAATTTACTAAAGAAGAAACTGAAACAGAAGAATTTATTGTTAAAGATACAAATGGAGCAATCTTAAAAGATGGTGACAGCGTTACTATTATTAAAGATTTAAAAGTTAAAGGTTCATCAAATAGTTTAAAAATAGGGACTAAAGTCAAAAACATCAGACTAGTTCAAGATTCAGACCACAACATAGATTGTAAGATAGATGGATTTGGAGCTATGAGTTTAAAATCAGAATTTGTTAAGAAAATAAATTAG
- a CDS encoding transposase zinc-binding domain-containing protein has translation MISKIKFIFTNTILTNSLNSIKPYSSNQHMKHISNSIDKFLACGDLSKGFISYRCHMCNFQHKMKLTCKSRLCNSCGYNYSIKWTNSITNQLINIPHRH, from the coding sequence ATGATATCTAAAATCAAATTTATCTTCACCAATACTATTTTAACAAATTCTTTAAATTCTATCAAGCCTTATTCTTCTAATCAACATATGAAACATATCTCTAACTCTATTGATAAATTTCTTGCTTGTGGTGACCTCTCTAAAGGTTTCATTTCATATAGATGTCATATGTGTAACTTTCAACATAAAATGAAACTTACTTGTAAATCTAGATTATGTAATTCTTGTGGATATAATTACTCTATTAAATGGACTAACTCCATCACTAATCAATTAATTAATATTCCTCATAGACATG